A window of Methanobacterium sp. genomic DNA:
ACATCTTTTTGGATCATGTCTTGCCCAGGGTCGGAACAGAAGTATTTGTACTCTTCTGATACTTCTACGTTGGGCAGGGTTGCTGCGTAGTCTTTTACTTCATCAATATCAACGACACCACCTATGTTAATACCACAGTGACATACGTAGACCCCGATTTTTGGTTCTTCAGTTTCTTCTTGCTTATTTTCATCTGCCATTAGATCACCAATTTTTCTACATTGTGATAGTTATCTAATCTTATGATGTAGGGTGTCATCAATTCTATAAATAAAGTTTTCTATTAAATATTTTAAACAAGCTTTATATAGGATGAGTAAATTTCTTAAGGAAAATTTGATCAGAGATTAATTTATTCGTTAACAATTTTTTAAAATGATTAAATAAGGTATTTTAGAAATTCACTTATTATCTCTTATTTAAAATGAAAAATGCATATGTCATGAAAATATTAGTTTGCATATCTCTTTTAATAAGTTCCAAATGCATTGTATCATTAGTTAGTTTTATAATGAACAAAATCATTAAATATAATACTGATAATTATGAAATTCGGTTCAGGTTACAGTACAACTTTGGATTCAGCTCAAGCCACTATAGAAGCTGTTGAAAAAGCTACGAAAGATTCAGGAGAACCTTCATTGACTTTTTTATTCACTACTGAGTTCTATGATCATAATGTAGTTTTTCAAACTGTTAAAAAATTAGTAGGTGATTCTAAAATTCTTGGTTTCTGTTCAGGAGGAATTATAACTCTTGAAGGGCTTATTACTCATGGAATTGCAGCATTCACTTTAAGCGGAGAAAAAATTAGAGTTAAAACATCTCTTCAAAAAATTGGGGACAATGCTCGTCTTGCTGGGGAAAATGCAGGAAAAGAATTGCTTTCTGCAGGAATTGATGGCGGAATTGTTTTTGTTTTTCCAGATGGTGCTGCAGCGAATATTCCTGATTTAGTGCAAGGACTTTACAATTATATGGGGCCTGATTTTAAATATGTGGGCGGGGGTTCTGCATTTGATACATATCAATTTACTGAGGAAGGAGTGGAGAAAGGAGGGCTGGCAACTGCTTTAGTCGAAGGAATTGATATCAAAACCGGAATCGGGCATGGCTGGCAACCCAAAATTGATCCCATGATTATTACTCGTTCTATTGGGAAAAAAATTCTTGAAATTAATGGAATTCCTGCATTTGATGCATACTGTGAGCAAATCGATGAGATGTCCGCAGATAAATTTGAATTTATCCGTATGAAATATCCTTTCGGATTTCCAGACATATCAGGAAATTACTTGATCAGAGAACCATTTTCCTTGAATCCAGATAAAAGCATGGATTTAGTAACTGAAATTCCACAAAATGCTGTAGGAAATGTTATGGAGTGCGAAATCAACGATTTGATTGAAAATACTGGAAAAATAGCGGCAAAAATTGCAAAAACTTCAAAAACTGATTTTGTAATTATTTTTGACTGTATTGGTCGTTATCTTTTAATGGGGGATGAGTTCCATAAGGAATTGAAAAGAATCATAGAATCTACTGGACAAGATGTTCCATTATTAGGGGCCCTAACATTTGGCGAGGTTGGCAGTTACATTGATGTTCCACTTTTACATAACAAGACAACCGTGATTTTGGGGTGTAAATTTGCTTCTAAAAAGTGATAAACTGGTTGTTGCAGAATTATCCGCTCTTTATGAAATTTCTTCTATCCAATTCCTTCAATCAGAGCAAGATATTTTAAATGAAGCTACGCAAAAGGCTATACGCCTTTTTGGGGTTCGATTTTTTTTAGTACATGCCAATGGCGATGTAGTGACTTCCTGGGGGTTCAGAGATTCTAAAAAAATTTCTAAAAAAATTCAAGAGGCAAAATCCAATCAATTTAAATATTCTTTTCAGAATCTGGGAGATTTGCAGCTATTCATGGAACAAAGTAAAGATATGAATTACCGAGAACGAAGACTGTACACAATGTTTGCCAAAAGCTTGGAAAATGCTTTGTTCAATGCTATGAACATTAAAAAGCGTGAAGAAGCTGAAAAAGCATTAATTGAGTCTGAATCTAGGTATAGATCTATTTTTGAACACACTGGAACAGCTACCATGATCATAGAAGAGGATAAAACAATTTCCTTGGCAAACAGTGGATTTGAAAACTTATCAGGCTATTCCAAAGAGGAAATAGAGAATAAGATGAAATGGACTGAGTTTGTGGAAGGCACTGACTTAGAGAAGATGGAGAGATATCATTCTCTACGTCGCAAAGATACAGAACAAGCTCCATTAAATTATGAATTTTGTCTAATAGATAGAAATAAAAATAAAAAAAATGTTTTTGTAACTGTTACTAGGATAATTGGCACTAATAAATCATTGGCCTCTATTATTGATATTACTGCAAGGAAAGATGCTGAAAATAAACTCAAAAAATCTTTAAACGAAAAAGAAATGCTCTTGAAAGAGATTCATCATCGAGTTAAGAACAATCTGATGGTTATTTCTAGTTTATTAAATCTACAATCCAGACATATTAAAGATAAAGCTGCCTTGGATGTTTTTCGTGAGAGTCAGAACCGTGCCGATTCCATGGCCCTAATTCATGAAAGACTTTACGGTTCTACCGATCTTAAACGGATAGATTTTGGGGATTACATCTCCACTTTGTCAACGCAACTTTTTCATACTTATGTAACTGATCCTCGTCGTATCAAATTAAAACTCAATGTCGAAAATCTAATGGTGGACATAAACACCACAGTGCCCCTAGGATTAATTTTAAATGAACTTGTAACTAATTCCATTAAATATGCATTCCCCGAAGGCAAGTCTGGAGAAATAAAAATAGAATTTAATAAAAAGGATGATGAATTCATACTAATTGTGAGTGATAATGGTGTTGGATTCCCGAAGAACATCGATTTCCGAGAAACAGATTCATTAGGTTTGCAGTTAGTGAACAATTTAACAAGTCAAATTAATGGCAAAGTAGAGCTGAATGTAAAAAATGGAACTGAATTCACTATCAAATTCAGGGAATATTCAGGGAATTAGAGTTATAATACTATTAAAAATGGAAAAAAATTAATCATGAGGGTTTCGAAAAGTGTTAATCAATAATACCCTCAGTTGCTATTTTGAACACAGCTTCTCCCTCTGGAAGATGTGGGCTGTCTACTAGTCGGGCTATACGTTTACCTGCAAGTCCTTTTTTCAGCCATATTCTATATGTAGCTGCGTGCCCCAGTACGTGACCTCCAATAGCTTTGGTCGGACTTCCGAAGAATGCGTCTGGGCGTGCTTGCACTTGATTTGTCACAAAAACTGCCACATTATATGTATTTGCAATGTTCTGTAAAGTGTGAAGATGCTGGTTTAATTTCTGTTGTCGGGTAGCCAAGGATTCTCTTCCAACATATTCTGCTCTGAAGTGTGATGTTAAGGAATCTACAATTACTAAACGAATGTTAACATCTTTTTGTATGAGTTCGTTAACTTTGTCTGCCATTAATATCTGATGGGCTGAGTTAAATGCTCTAGCAATATGAATTTTGCTTAAAACTTCATCCACATCAAGATCAAACCCTTCAGCAATTTGTTTCACTCTTTCAGGTCTGAAAGTGTTTTCAGTATCTATGAACACGCATTGTCCGTCGAGTCCTCCTTTTTCAGGAGGCAATTGTACTGTTACTGCTATTTCATGGGATATTTGGCTTTTTCCAGATCCAAACTCTCCAAATACTTCAGTAATTGCCTGAGTTTCTATTCCTCCACCAATTAACTCATCTAAACCATCACTCCCTGTTTTTATACGCCCTACATCTTTTCTGCGTTCCATTACATCAAGGGCTGTTTCAAAATCAATTTGTTCTGCCTTCCGAGCAGCTTCTATTACTTTTTCAGCTACTCCCTCACCAATTTCTACTTTAACACTAAGTTCCTTGGCAGTAGATGTGGCTAACCTCATCATATCTGCAAAACCAGCATCTCTTAACTTTTGAGCTGTTTTTTCACCTACATTTGGCAAATCTTCGAGTTCCACCATAATTAATCTCCATTTTTTACTTTTTTTCTCATTAACAATCTTATCAGGTATTTATAATTTTGTTGTCATTTTTTAGCTTCATTGAATCGATTGATTAAAGTTGGATGTTTATCAGTTTTTTAGCGTTTAAACGTACTTCCTCATTATACTCATCAAAATTAGCGTCAGCAATCGCTGTGATTTGTCTACCTACTAGATCACCCACTTTTTCTTCTAGAGATCCTTCATCGCCTGTCGTGGCTATGATTTCTTCAGCTTCTAGTGTGGTCATTCCCAATATTTCCTCTGCTGATTTACGGAAGAAAGTCATACTAATTGTTCCAGTATCATCTTCCAACACGAGCCCGATGATCATCAACATATTAGGTTTTTCAATTTTTTCCCCACAAATGTCACACATGTACGCATCTTCTACCCAATTAACTCTTTTATTACAATTAGGGCACATTTCAAAGAGAATTTTATTTCCACGAATATCAACAACCTCACCATTCACCTTTATATTCTGATCATTTCTATCGATTTGGTCAATTTTCTTTGTAGGGTATAATTTTTCTTGAATCTCTTCCAAGGTGGGAATGGGGTCATCTTCTTTTGCTTTGGTTATAAGTGTAGTTCTACCCACACTTATTTCAATTCTATCATTTCTTAAATTAACACGAGGATTTTCTATTTTAACAGCTTCTCCTTCTTTTAAAGGACTATTTGCTTGATCATCCCAGAGAGAAACTCTTACCATTCCGGAATCATCAGCTATTTCCATTGATCGTACAATACCTGCACTACCATCACTTTTGGTGAATTGTGTAGGTTCAGCCAAACTCAAGACACGGCCAATAATAATAACATCTCGATCTCCTTCAACTAAGTCTTTAATCTTTTTTTCCTGATAGATCATTGATTCAACATCTTTTAGCGAAGGTAACTTTTCACTTTCCTCTTTTGAAGGCTTCATAATTCTTGAAGTTCTGCCTACGCTAAGATCTACTTGATAATCTCCTAGACGTGTGCGAGCATTTTCAATTTTAATGGTGTCACCTTCTTTCAACGGGTATTCTGCTTTGTTATCCCACATTGAAACACGTACCATCCCAGTTTCATCTGCTATTTCGGCAGTTCTTACCATTCCAACAGTACCATCATCTCTTTGGAATTCGTTGGGTTCATAAAGATTAACAACCCGCCCAACAATATCGACTTCTTCTCCTTCATCTTCAATATTGTTCAAATCACTGATTTTAATTGGTTTTATGTATTTTCCCACTTCACTCAAGATGTCTTTAAGCTTATTGTCTAAAGTAGGGTTAATGATGATTTTACTATTCCAATTGGTGTTTACTCTATAATTAGTGCCTGAATAATCGTCGAATTCAATGTTACCACCGATTATTTTCATAATGTCCCCTTTTTTAATTTCTGTTTCGGTGTCTTCATTCCAAAGGGTTACTCGTATTGCTCCAGTATCATCTTCTAATTCTAGAGATTTTACATTCCCAGTGCTTCCATCATCTCTTTCAAAAGTTATGGTATCATAAACTTTACTTACCAGTCCCAGCAGTGTAACATTTCTCATTTCATGAGCATCTCCAAGCTTAAGAATGTTTTCTTGATATTCTGGGACATCAAAGTCTCCTTTTTCTATTCGCCCTATCCAAGAGTGACTTAAAGATACTTCACCGTTACGAACTCTGCTTTGCGCACCCATTATTTTGATGGCGTTTCCTTCTTTGAGATCAAGATCATCTATTAGAGCAGTGTCTTTGTTCCACAAGGTAAATTGCATGGTGCCACTTTCATCTTGCAGTTCCAGAGATGCCACTTTCCCATCTCTTCCATTCCGATCAAATGATCGTATCCGGGGGATTCTGATAATGCGAGCAACTACATTAACTTCCATATCGCCTTTAATATCTTTTAAGGGTGTTATTTTATCATCATAGGCTGGAAAATCAGAAAAATCTTGTGGGTCTTGTTTTTCCAATGATGAACGTATATTCATATGGGCCTCGTCTTCTCTGAAGCCTTGTTTGACTTCAACATCATTGATTTTTATTATGTCTCCTTCCTCAAATTTATCTAGGAGTTTAATGTTTTCCGTCCAAAAAACAACCCGTATTTGGCCAGTATCATCGGCAAGGATTAGGTTTGCTAATTTACCTTCTCTTCCTTTTTTACTGGTAAATTTTTTTACATTAGATAGGTTCATTACTCTTCCTATCAGATTCAAATGTTGTTTTCCTGTTTCTAAATCTTTAATTTTCCAAAATTCCTTGGTTTCTTCAAGAGTTTCAATTTTTTCTGTAATATAATCTCCGACCACCATGTGGGCGATGCTAATATCATCGATAAAGCTTACATCTGCGTTTTCTTTTTTATATTCTTCCATTTTATCCAAAAATTCTTCAAATGAGATTTTATCCTTTATTTTCTCATATTCGTCCTTTATTTCTTGACTTATTTCCCTCATTTAATTCCCTCACGAAACATCTCTCTTCAATCTGCTATTTAATTAAGTATATCATATTCAATATACCAATAGTATTACATTATATATAAATTTTATTACATTATGTTGTAGGTATCATCCATGATGTGCTTACATTATTATTGGTAATATAATGGTTTTTTTCTGAGCTTGTGAGAAGTAATCATTGAATTTACTTATTGTTGGACAAACCTTTAATAATAGTTAGTTTGATAAAACTATATATCTGTTGGAGTGGTAACTTATGAATCAGGAACTTGAACTGGTAGAATCCATGGATAAACTTAGCGAATTAATGAGGAAATTCCAAACACAACTTAGAACTGGAGATTTAAAAGAATACACTCTAAGACAATTATATTACATTGAGTTAATCGATAAAAATGAGGGAATCAGTGTTTCTGAATTATCCAAAACCTTGGATGTCAAAAAATCAACAGTGTCCGTGGCCATAAACCAATTAATTGACATGGGGATTGTACGTAAAATACAATCGAGTGAAGACAAACGGTTTTACTTCCTACAACTGACTAAAAAAGGCAATTACATAATGGATATGCATAAACAGATACATAAAGACACAATTAAGAAGATTTTAAAGATATTAACCCGGGAAGAAGTACAAGATTTCGTAAATATTGTAAAAAAGATCACATTATCCAAATTATACTAATATTCACTACTAAATGGATTCTAACAACAATTTCGATAATAATAGATACATTTCACTCAAAATGGAGGATAAAAAAATGTCAATGACTATGGCGGAAAAAATACTCGCACGAGCAGCAGGATTAAAAGAAACAGAAGCTGGAAATATTGTAATGGCTAAAATTGATGTTGCAATGACTCATGATTTAACTGGACCATTATCTGTTGAATCTTTCCAAAAAATTGGGGTGGACCAAGTATGGGATCCAGAAAAAATCGTGGTTCTTTTTGATCATCAAGTGCCAGCGGACTCTCTAGAAGCAGCCAAAAACCATATATTCATGCGGGATTTTGTGAAAAATCAGAAAATAACCAACTTTTACGATGTTCGAGAGGGAGTGTGCCACCAAGTCCTTCCTGAAAAGGGACATGTAGTTCCTGGAGAAGTAGTCGTAGGTTCGGACTCTCATACTTGCACTCATGGGGCATTAGGAGCATTTGCCACAGGAATCGGATCAACAGACATGGCAATGGTATTTGCCACAGGAAAACTCTGGTTTAAAGTCCCTGAAACTATAAAATTTGAAATTGAAGGAAAACTCGGCAAACACGTATACTCAAAAGATGTGGTATTGAATATCATCGGACAAATAGGGGCAGACGGTGCAAATTATCAGGCATGCGAATTTGGAGGTGAAACCACTAGTAACATGTCCGTTTCAGATCGGATGGCTCTGTGCAACATGGCTATAGAGATGGGAGGAAAAACAGGCCTTGTAGAAGTTGATGAAAAGACTATTAGCTACCTCAAAGGACGTGTTAACAAGCCTTATGATTCATTTACAACTGATGAAGATGCCAAGTCACTTACCACAATGAACGTAGATATAAACGATCTGGAACCTCAAATTGCTTGTCCACACAATGTAGACAATGTCAAACCGGTGGGTGAAGTGGAAGGAACCCCAATTAATCAAATATTTCTAGGGTCCTGTACTAATGGTCGCTTTGATGATCTCAAAGTGGCAGCAAAAATCCTTAAAGGAAAACAAATCTCTGATAATGTACGCATGCTAGTCATACCTGCCTCCAGAGAAATATACAGCCAAGCACTTGAAAAAGGCCTTATGAACATATTTGTGGATGCTGGAGCTCTGGTATGTAATCCATGTTGTGGGCCTTGCTTAGGAGGTCATGTAGGATTCCTTGGTCCAGGTGAAGTTAGCCTATCAACATCTAACCGAAATTTCAAAGGAAGGCAAGGAAGTTCCGAAGCCGAAGTTTATCTTAGTTCTGCCGCTGTAGCAGCTGCATCCGCCATAAAGGGAGTTATAACTGATCCCAGATAATAATTGTTAATGGCTCTGTTTATTGAAGCATTAGATCTCTCATAAGCTGATAAAGGTGATAAATATGGAAAACATGATCAAAGGAAAAGTTTGGAAGTTCGCTGATGACGTTGACACTGATGCAATCCTCCCTGGAAGATATTTGGTGTTAACCGGAGAAAAAGAACTTGCAGCATGTGTTATGGAAGGATGTGACCCAAATTTCTCTGAAAAAGTGAAAAAAGGGGACATAATTGTTGCGGGAAAAAACTTTGGATGCGGATCGTCTCGGGAACACGCACCCATAGCCATCAAAGGCGCAGGAATATCTGCTGTTGTAGCAGAATCATTTGCACGAATATTCTACAGAAACTCAGTGAATATAGGTTTACTTCTTATTGAGGCTAAAGGAATTTCTGAAAATATTGATGAAGGAGATGAAATTGAAATAAATATGGATCAAGGGGTTTTGAAAGATTTAAATAATTTTAAAGAATTTAAAATTAAACCGCTCCCTGATTTCATGAAGGGCATTATGGAGGAGGGTGGTCTTATTAGTTACTTGAAAAACCACCTAACCGAGATAAAGGATGAATAAAACGATAAAAATGTTTTAAAAAAATAATTAATGAATTAGCTTTAAAGGTGTGTATATATGTACAAAATATCTGTTATTCCTGGAGATGGGATTGGAAAAGAGGTTATGGAGGCCACACTCCATGTTTTGGAGGCGTTAGATGTTGACTTTGATTACACATTTGCTGACGCGGGTGACGAGCACATGGCGAAAACTGGGGTGGCTTTACCCCAAGAAACAGTAGACATAGTAAAAGCATCGCAAGCATGTCTTTTTGGTGCTGCAGGAGAAACTGCTGCTGACGTGATTGTCAAAATGAGGCAAGAACTTGATTTGTATGTTAATCTCCGACCGGTGAAATCATACCCAGGTACCAAGTGTCTTTTTGATAATTTGGACTTTGTGATAGTCAGGGAAAACACAGAAGGATTATACATTGGTTTAGAAGAGGAAACTCTTGAAGGAGCAACTGCTACTCGGGTGATAACTAGACAAGCTTCAGAAAGAATATGTAAATTTGCTTTTGAGTATGCTAAAAAAACAGGTAGAGGTAAAGTAACTGCTGTTCACAAGGCTAATGTTCTTAAAAAAACTGATGGTGTTTTCAAGGATTCATTCTACAAAGTATCCAAAGAATATCCTGAAATAGAGTTGGATGATCGTTATGTGGATGCTACTGCAATGTTTTTCATTACCCGGCCTGAAATGTTTGATGTTATTGTAACCACCAATCTTTTCGGAGATATTTTATCTGATGAAGGCGCAGGGTTGGTGGGAGGGTTGGGATTAATTCCATCAGCAAATATTGGTGAAAATCAAGGTTTATTTGAACCAGTCCACGGTTCAGCACCAAGACATGCGGGAAAGGGAACAGCAAATCCTTCTGCAATGATATTATCTGCTGTTTTGATGTTGAATTATTTGGAAGAATCTGTTGCTGCTCAAAAACTTGAAGATGCACTTGTGAAAGTTTTAAAAGAAGGTCAAGTGGTCACACCGGATTTGGGGGGTAACGCAACTACAATGGAGATGGCTACCGAAGTTAGAGCTAAACTAGAATTATAACAACACTTAAACCTCATTTTTTTTACTTAAATTTAATATGTCAATGGATTGATATAATTAAATTTAATTAACATTGTATGTACTAAATTAAATTACATTCATAAAAATTTAAGGAATAATCAGAGCATATTATGAAAACAACTGATGTTAGAAGGGACATGCCTCTTCTGGATAAGGTTATTTATCTAGATGCTGCTAGTACCACTCCCACGCCAAAACCTGTAATAGAATCAATGAACAATTATTTTTACAATTATAATGCAAACACCGGAAGGGGAGCCTATAGAATGGCTATTAGGGCAACCCAGGAATTGGAACTGGCAAGGAAAAAAATTGCTAAATTCGTGAATTCCGATCCGCAGGAGATAATTTTCACTAAAAACGCCACAGAATCTATTAACATAGTAGTTCGAGGGATAAAGTGGAATAAAGGGGATAAAATTATAGTATCTAATATGGAACACCATTCTAACCTAGTTCCATGGCTTAATCTCCAAGATCAGGGTGTAGAAATTAAAATAATTAAGGCTGATGAAAATGGGGTTATTGATCCTGGCGAAGTTGAAAAAACATTGGATGATCACACTCGGCTGGTGACCATCACTCATATTAATAATTCCATTGGCTCAGTACAACCTGTTAATGAAATCTCGAAAATATTAGAAGATCAGAATGTATTTTATTTAGTAGACGCTGCTCAATCTGCAGGCCATATAAATATAGATTTAAAGAAATTAAAAGCTGATTTTGTTGCATTTCCGGGTCATAAAGGATTATTAGGCCCAGTAGGAACTGGTTTTTTGTATTATGCTAGGGATTCCTATGCAGAATTGAATCCCCTTAACCTTGGGGGAAGCACAGTTGAAAACGTTACACAGAAAAATTTTGAACTTACAGAATCACCAGCATGTTTTGAAGCCGGGACTCAAAACATAGCTGGTTATATTGGTCTTGGTTCGGCAACAAACTATGTGGGTAGGATTGGAATGTCCAAAATCGAAAGACATAGTAAAAAAATGACTAAAATAATGTATCAGGAGATACAAGATATTGAGAATGCTCATGTTTATGGAAGTCCAGAAAATATTTATGGTATTGTATCCTTCAATATAGATAATATAAACCCTCACGATTTGGCTAAAATACTGGATGAAATTAAATCTATCTGTGTTAGAAGTGGTTTTCACTGTGCCATGCCATCTTTAAGGCACATGGGGGCTTATCAATTGGGTGGAACAGTTAGGGCATCCATACATTATTATAATACCAGAGAAGAAATAGAAATATTGTGCGAAACCCTTCAAGATGTGTCCAAACTAATTGAAACATAAAGGAGATTAAAAAAATGACCAGAATGCAATGGATTGTTATTTTCATCATAGCCATCTTCGTTCTAAGTACATTAGCTGGATTTATACTGGCTATATAGTTGAATTATCTAATTTCAGTTTATCTAATTAGAAATAAAAAGAAATTAAAAATAAATAACTTTCAATTGACATAATAGAAATATTATGGGAGGAATCATCATGGTAAAAGTAAGAATCGGTGCTGTAGTTGCAGAATTTAATTATGATATAACTCATATGATGTTAGAACTCGCAAAAGAACATGCAAAATTTTTAGAATCTGAAATAACAGAAGTTATCACCGTTCCTGGAGTTTTTGACATGCCACTGGCTATTAAAAAACTCTTAGAACAAGACGATATTGATGCAGTGGTTACTCTTGGAGCAGTAATTGAAGGTGCCACTGACCACGATGAAATAGTAGTGCAGCATGCCTCTCGTAAGATCGCTGATTTAGCCTTAGAATATGATAAACCAGTTGGATTGGGAATCACCGGCCCGGGCATGACTCGTCTTGAGGCCCATCAAAGGGTGGAATATGCCAAACGTGCTGTGGAAGCCGTAGTGAAAATGACGGAACGTTTAAAATAATTGGTTTTTACTTTTTAACTCTTTTTTTCTATTTTCCATACATATTTCAAAATATTAGTAAAATCAACATTTCTTTAGTTTGTTGATCATCATCTACTTGTTTTCCATGTGTAAATTGTACTTTAGAATAAATTATTTATCATATACTTCAATTTAAATTTTTTAAAGTAAATAATAACTTATAAATGTCTGTTATCACCAAGAACATATCATTATGTTACTTTTTCCCAAATCTACAACTATCATGGAGTTTAAAATATTAAATTAAAAAATAATTAATTTAAGATGAATTAAAACTATAATCATAATTAGCTTTAAAATGAAAAAAGACTACAAATGAGGTTATTGAATGGAAATACTCACCCCTCTAGATTTAAAAGACAAATTCCAGGACCCCTGGGTTGCACCGTACCATAAAGTCCTTACCATGGTAGATGGTGATTTGGTTGAAATTGTAGAATTCCATCCATGTATCAGTGGTTCTCAGTGGATGATTTACCAGTACCAGCGTAGCAGTGACATAGTTTTAAAGGCTAAAAGAGATGGAAACAAGCATACATTTCTGGTAAAAACAGGAAAATCTAATTTAAGCCTCAAACCCAGCTTACACGCAGCAGGAATTGAAGAGGTGTCAGTGGAAAATGATGAAGTTAAAGTAGTTCATGCTGGCCTTGCTGGTGCGGGAGTGGGAGCTGCCATGTGTAGAGGGATGGCAGAAGGAGTTAAAAGAGTAGAACTTCAGGATATAGGGGGAGGATCCAAGATTGGTAGGGCCACTGTTGTAACACCACGCCTTCAAAAAGTAGTAATTGGCATAGATGATACAGATACCAAAGATGAAGGGGCAACATGGACTCTTGCTCACAATGTAGGGGCTGAACTCGCTAAACGTGGTTATCAATATTTAGATCACATCACTGTGCAGCTTTACCCACATAATCCCAATAAAACTCAGAATTGTGTGGCAATAGCTTTAGTATTCGCAATAAAACCTGATGAAAAAGAAAAATTAGTTAAAGAAGTTGTAAATCTGTTAAAAAAAGATACTTTGTCTGATAAAACTGCAATTGCAGTCATTCAAGGAATAAAAATCCCTGAAAAACTTCGTTCTTATGCTGAAGCAGCTAAAAAGTCTATGATCACAGTTGAAGAAGCTGAAAAGGTTGCTGAATCTGTAGGTGTTAAACTGGTAG
This region includes:
- a CDS encoding NAD-dependent isocitrate dehydrogenase, which translates into the protein MYKISVIPGDGIGKEVMEATLHVLEALDVDFDYTFADAGDEHMAKTGVALPQETVDIVKASQACLFGAAGETAADVIVKMRQELDLYVNLRPVKSYPGTKCLFDNLDFVIVRENTEGLYIGLEEETLEGATATRVITRQASERICKFAFEYAKKTGRGKVTAVHKANVLKKTDGVFKDSFYKVSKEYPEIELDDRYVDATAMFFITRPEMFDVIVTTNLFGDILSDEGAGLVGGLGLIPSANIGENQGLFEPVHGSAPRHAGKGTANPSAMILSAVLMLNYLEESVAAQKLEDALVKVLKEGQVVTPDLGGNATTMEMATEVRAKLEL
- a CDS encoding cysteine desulfurase, yielding MKTTDVRRDMPLLDKVIYLDAASTTPTPKPVIESMNNYFYNYNANTGRGAYRMAIRATQELELARKKIAKFVNSDPQEIIFTKNATESINIVVRGIKWNKGDKIIVSNMEHHSNLVPWLNLQDQGVEIKIIKADENGVIDPGEVEKTLDDHTRLVTITHINNSIGSVQPVNEISKILEDQNVFYLVDAAQSAGHINIDLKKLKADFVAFPGHKGLLGPVGTGFLYYARDSYAELNPLNLGGSTVENVTQKNFELTESPACFEAGTQNIAGYIGLGSATNYVGRIGMSKIERHSKKMTKIMYQEIQDIENAHVYGSPENIYGIVSFNIDNINPHDLAKILDEIKSICVRSGFHCAMPSLRHMGAYQLGGTVRASIHYYNTREEIEILCETLQDVSKLIET
- a CDS encoding 6,7-dimethyl-8-ribityllumazine synthase, whose product is MVKVRIGAVVAEFNYDITHMMLELAKEHAKFLESEITEVITVPGVFDMPLAIKKLLEQDDIDAVVTLGAVIEGATDHDEIVVQHASRKIADLALEYDKPVGLGITGPGMTRLEAHQRVEYAKRAVEAVVKMTERLK
- a CDS encoding DUF1743 domain-containing protein, which codes for MEILTPLDLKDKFQDPWVAPYHKVLTMVDGDLVEIVEFHPCISGSQWMIYQYQRSSDIVLKAKRDGNKHTFLVKTGKSNLSLKPSLHAAGIEEVSVENDEVKVVHAGLAGAGVGAAMCRGMAEGVKRVELQDIGGGSKIGRATVVTPRLQKVVIGIDDTDTKDEGATWTLAHNVGAELAKRGYQYLDHITVQLYPHNPNKTQNCVAIALVFAIKPDEKEKLVKEVVNLLKKDTLSDKTAIAVIQGIKIPEKLRSYAEAAKKSMITVEEAEKVAESVGVKLVEVTGSQGKIGALAALGVYNDIDEAVKVYY